The proteins below come from a single Eucalyptus grandis isolate ANBG69807.140 chromosome 3, ASM1654582v1, whole genome shotgun sequence genomic window:
- the LOC104450783 gene encoding LOW QUALITY PROTEIN: sucrose transport protein SUC2 (The sequence of the model RefSeq protein was modified relative to this genomic sequence to represent the inferred CDS: inserted 8 bases in 6 codons): protein MEHGGHGETMAPLWNIIVVASIAAGVQFGWALQLSXADPYSQQLGIPHMWASFIWLCGPVSGLLVQPIVGYFSDRTKNRFGRRRPFIVAGAGFVAVAVFLIGFAADLGHMAGDKIDAXMKPRAVAIFVVGFWILDVANNMLQGPCRALLADLSGHNHKRMRVANGFFSFFMAVGNVLGYAAGSVSNLHXFLPFTTTPACDVYCANLKTCFLIDIVLLITVTAIAVCSVKETVHPHKDVVTGESSQXTPFGREVTTAFKNLTKPMWLLYLVTALNWIAWFPFILYDTDWMGLEVWGGKAQGTPEQKRLYDLGVRAGSMGLLINSVVLGFGSLVVEPVGKLVGGVKRWWAIVNFILAVGLACTVPVTRAAEAYRRIHGLVPPPXNIKAGAFGIFSVLGIPLQVTYSIPFALASIYSSSGGAGQGLSLGVLNMAIVIPQMIVSVVSGKIDQAFGGGNLPAFIMGAIAAVISXLMALFVLPNPPADASIPALMAGGGH from the exons ATGGAGCACGGAGGTCACGGCGAGACCATGGCGCCGCTGTGGAACATCATCGTGGTCGCGTCCATCGCGGCCGGGGTGCAGTTCGGGTGGGCGCTGCAGCTCTC TGCTGACCCCTACAGCCAGCAGCTCGGCATCCCGCACATGTGGGCGTCCTTCATCTGGCTCTGCGGCCCCGTCTCAGGCCTCCTGGTCCAGCCCATCGTCGGCTACTTCAGCGACCGCACCAAGAACCGGTTCGGTCGCCGCCGCCCCTTCATCGTGGCCGGCGCCGggttcgtcgccgtcgccgtcttcCTCATCGGCTTCGCCGCCGACCTCGGCCACATGGCCGGCGACAAGATCGACGC GATGAAGCCGCGCGCCGTCGCCATCTTCGTGGTCGGCTTCTGGATCCTCGACGTCGCCAACAACATGCTCCAGGGCCCCTGCCGCGCCCTCCTGGCCGACCTCTCCGGCCATAACCACAAGCGCATGCGCGTCGCCAAcggcttcttctccttcttcatggCCGTCGGGAACGTCCTCGGCTATGCCGCGGGCTCCGTCTCCAACCTCC AGTTCCTGCCCTTCACCACCACGCCCGCGTGCGACGTTTACTGCGCCAACCTCAAGACCTGCTTCCTTATCGACATCGTCCTTCTCATAACCGTAACGGCCATCGCGGTCTGCTCAGTCAAGGAGACCGTGCACCCGCATAAGGATGTGGTCACCGGCGAGTCGAGCC TGACGCCGTTCGGCAGGGAGGTGACCACGGCGTTCAAGAACCTGACCAAACCAATGTGGCTGCTCTACCTCGTGACCGCCCTCAATTGGATCGCGTGGTTCCCCTTCATCCTCTACGACACCGACTGGATGGGCCTCGAGGTGTGGGGCGGGAAGGCGCAGGGGACACCCGAGCAAAAGCGGCTCTACGACCTCGGTGTCCGCGCTGGCTCCATGGGTTTGTTGATCAACTCGGTGGTCCTCGGTTTCGGCTCTCTAGTGGTCGAGCCCGTGGGCAAGCTTGTAGGCGGCGTCAAGAGGTGGTGGGCCATCGTCAACTTCATCCTGGCTGTCGGCCTGGCCTGCACCGTCCCCGTCACGAGGGCGGCCGAGGCGTACCGAAGAATCCACGGCCTTGTCCCGCCCC GCAACATCAAGGCGGGCGCTTTCGGCATCTTCTCCGTCCTCGGTATCC CGTTGCAGGTCACGTACAGCATTCCATTTGCCTTGGCATCGATCTACTCATCCAGCGGTGGCGCTGGCCAAG GGCTTTCTTTGGGTGTTCTCAACATGGCCATCGTCATCCCGCAG ATGATCGTGTCTGTGGTGAGTGGGAAGATCGACCAGGCATTCGGAGGAGGGAACTTGCCGGCGTTCATCATGGGTGCCATTGCGGCAGTCATCA TCCTCATGGCTCTGTTCGTGCTTCCGAACCCACCAGCAGATGCTTCCATCCCCGCCCTCATGGCTGGTGGTGGACATTGA